GGCGTTtccagcattatagattagggggggggggggctaaatatttcataaatgataaaaatgatccggcaggttgcagaaaaataaaaatagtcattattttgttttaaaaagttaaattttagaGGGGAGTTAAAGCCTGTTTAGCGCCCGCCTAAATCCGCGCCtggtccatatatgggcacatcacattttttgacacataaagtttgatagtgtagacagagcttaatactatGAATTAACTCATCACTGGGAAGAGTTAGGTAACCAGCTCTAATCAGATtctatacattttacattttagtaTGTAATACAGCTAATAAAAGGCTAAATACTCGCATGATCCTTATACCATGAAACATACAAAAATGGCTACCTGAGCATTCACAAgggaatgttaaaaaaacaccctCATTGAGCACCTGGGGCTGTCAAAAAACTACCTCGGCATATCTTCACTGCCTACTGGAAAGAGAAACATCTTAATGCTTAATCCGCTTGAGATAGTTAAGACATCACTGGAATGGCTACTTGAGTTCCCTGCTAAATGAATCCGCTTGGAATACTAAAGACATCTCTAAGATGGTTACTTGAGTTCACTGCTAAATGAATCCGCTTGGAATACTAAAGACATCACTAGAATGGTTACTTAAGTTCCCAGCTAAATGAATCTGCCTGCAACACTCAAGACATTCCTGAGATGGCTACTTGAGCTCCTGGGGAAAGGTTAGGAGCAGAGTATGACACACATTCTTCTTTAATGACCCCTGACCCTCCTAAAAGTAGCATTTGTTCGCTTGCTGTCATCTTAGATGGTAAGGTCTGACACTTCAATCTATTATTTCCTTGCTGTTCATACCTACCATCAATCGGTAAAGAGTTCAACCCTGACATTGTCTGATGCTTTGATAAATGCTGACTTGCTAACAAACTTGAGCTGTTATGCATGGAATGTATCTTATGGACATCCGAATCAATTGAACTGTGATTCACTAACGTTGTCAGCGATGtgttgatgtcatttgaatCAACGTTTATTGTGACATCTTTGCCTGAACTTTGACTGCTAGGTGTCCGATATGGATCCGATTCTGTCCGGTATAATTCATTACTAGCTAAATTATCGTATGATTCTCCACGTTGTTGGATTTGCATCAATAATAACGTGCGGTCGTTGCAGAGTGCGTTAAGAAACGGTGCTGTGGCGCCCTTTCCTTGGATTTCAGCTTGAATCTTTTGCCGATCGATGCTGGCTAATGGTCTCAATAGTGGAGACGCTCTTCTTCGGTCTTTTGTGTTTTCTTTTCTGTGAGTACAACGAAGGTCCTCTGGTTCATCATCctagaaaagaaaaaagattATAAGTATAAGTTATATTCTTcaatttatctttaaataatCTTGGACTAAGGCTGTACtgaatttacaaaatttgtaagCACCCGTAACCAGTTTCTTTTATTCCAGTCAACCGTTTTAAACGGTGTGTACTCTGAAAATTTGGTAAGTCAATTCCAGCCTCTAAAGGCCCGCTAAATCCAGACAGAGAgcaattaaaatgaataattaatgagAAAGTTATGCAGACATAATACCTAGAACTTCACGTTTTGTGCACTCTGCGTATGctgaaaattaatttatgaaatGAAAGGTGCAAGAGAGTTGAATACTATAACACCTACCTCATCATCAGATAATTCAGAATCACTAGCAGAACTTCTAAAACCACCAACTGAATTAACTGTTGTACCTAATGAGTTGCTTAGACCATGTTGCAGAGGAAGCTCTGGCACTGATATCGGGAAGTTGTTGTTAcctaatgaaagaaaaaaaatagattatttatttgtttgtaatttttttcataaaatatcaagttttacAATGATtagtttttaatataaaatatttcatttctttGTGTTTTGTATTTGAAGTTTATTAGTGGATTCAGATTAGGGCATAGAGAGTCACATGTTTCCGCAGCGGCCAAAACATAGTTATCGGTTaactttttaataataaagtgcgTATGATTAGTCATTACCAATCACATCGCAACAATTTgtccttcaggtcaaaggttaaaaattatTGCATGTATCCGATTATTATCTGATTTAAATGAGATAATTATTCGTTAATTTTTCGGGTTAAACCCTGTTTCTACAGGCAGTTGGTTAATTTTTATTGGtgaattatcggttaattttgtTAGCGATAAAAGCGTACAAACCTAATATGTTTTCTCTGCGAGTGAGCGTGCTATCGAGTTGTGTAGACGCCAGCATCgcagattttgtttttttcctcAAAACCTCTTCTGGTATATAAGCTAAGTCATCATACTCATTCTCTGCTGTAgggatattttaaaataacattagaaaaaaaaatacaaataagatATCAAAAATGATGATGGCGTACCTGCTGCTTCCTATGGTTTGAATCTAACCCCTAGCCATCAGCGGTGGTGGTCTAAAGGTATGAATGAATGCCAGGCTAGTGTCATCTAGAAGTCATGGGTTCGAGTCACATTCGATAATTACAATTATGTCAGAATAGGGTAAATATCtgaccaaataaaaaatactcaCATACACCCAAGGACTAAGGAAAGGGTTGATTTTTACCCACCACATGGATCATTTGGATACAAATTTAACTAGGATGAACTTTAACctttatatttatatgataCTATCGAATTCTCAGTCTGTTAATGCTCCCTGTTttggtttcattaaattgtatttatttttagatataggCGATTAAATTGAATAACTTAATATAACACTATTAAtcttaacaataacaatattataattgaaAAGATGATAACATTACTACGctgtatttcaaaataaaaatgataccaaataaaataaacaaacttaaataaaCATTCGTTCAAGAGCGCTCCATACCTTCACTTAGACTTTTCTCCATTGGAGGTCGTTCATCAGAGACGATACCAGACGTGGTGGCTGAACTACCATGACTGACAACTGATCGACGTTGTAATTCCTTCTTGTTCGATACGTCAGTGAATGATATCGTCATGGAGCTATCTAGATCTGACCACGAGACGTCTGTACTGATGTATGATTCACGGTACCGTTTCTTatctataataaaaaatgtttttgtgattaaacaatactgttattttttttgtagataACAATTCATTTTATTACAGTGGAATCCCCAGGGATACCTCCTTGTGACCAACAAAGTGTACCCTTAATATGGGTGTGTTATGAACAGGACATTGAGCGTGCCATGCCAAGATaagaactcgtaacagtcctttgatttgatgtctggctgcaacaaataccaacCGTACTACGTACTTGTACATATTCTCTACAGCGCACAGTGTCCAATAAGTGGCGTGAAACTGATTCtgttgcagccacagataaaccctatGATCTatggagctcagcatcctgttgatagattgccttggtaatagtgttaaaacatatttacccATCATTCGATTCATGaaaaaatgtccccttaatagaggtgtcccttgaatGCGCctgtcccaaaggagaggttccaccagggagttgtaattagATTAGATCTGTCTactataatatttctttttactGAAAGTGTGGTTGACCGAGGgcattatttaattacattgaGAATGTCAAGCCACCTGACCTTGTATGTTCTCCCTTTTTCTTGCTCGGTCAACCATTGGTTGAGTCTTCATTTGGAAAGCATGTGTTAATTTGCATAGTCTTAACAGGTGTTTCGATCTgaaaatttaacaataatatttcattttatctgTGTATATGTATTTACATTTCTTGTCATTTATCAGTGTAGGTTCTGTGTAGGTTCTGCTTTCTGTATAACCCTGGTATAACTTGTTTTACTTTCTAATTGGCATTATTGGCCTACTGTTCAAAGTGGTCAAGTGGCAGATCTATATACCCAATGCCAACAATCTGAAAAAGTTTAGAACATTTCCTAATGTTATAttattgcattgtatttttcaaaactaaagctctgtctacactatcaaacttaatgtgacaaaaaaatgtgatgtgcccatatatggttaTGATGATGTTATACCACTAACATAtgtgggtatatcactaccatatttgggcacatcacactttttttgtcaaagtagtttatagtgtagacagagctttaggaaaaATGTGGACTTACTTGGCTTCATTTCCAgtgtaataatttatttttcttccgTCTGATACGCCTTCAACTTGAAGTTCAAATTTCtttttctgaaaataaaaaaaatgtttatcattTAACAATCTTACAACAAATGGTTTTATAATCATCATTTGTAAAACACATGTCTGAAAATATCATGCTGGACCAGGAACCTTTAAtgtgaaaaacatattttgtgaATAAGCAGCCCACTGGTGATACCAATAGTGATGGtacatcaataaaataaatgtatttctaagattttaatgaaataaaatacattttccaTAAAAAGTTAGttactgtattcatttttacactatataatatatataataacatttattatatagaattctataaaaaattAGACACATTAGGTTTTTTCTGTTacatcataataaataaaaaaaaaaaacgtattcAAAAGAAAGCAACGCTGACAGAATAGctagtgataaaaaaaatgtatatagcgccctcaattatTTCTTCAACTGGCCTTATTAGTTAAATCGTAGagaaattatttagataatCTAATCTACAGTACTTATCTAAATAATTCTTCCATGGTTAAATGAATTTCTCCATTCATTTGTCACAAAGAAATTCCAAATTACAAAATTTTCTTTACGAAAATGAGAATCTCAACAATTCTCACACATTCTGACAATTTAAAGATGAGAAATGCttagaaaaatgtattaaaatcaGACTAAATGAGGTTTATAAGTTCAGTACAAAAGATAAAAAGACATACTTGGAAAACAAGCCGCTTAATAATATTCCAAGCATATTCACAGAGTAGGTACTTTCCTTCCCCAGAGtcctgaaataaaaataaataaaaatacagtttttatcTAATTCATCAATTGgttgattataataaaataataatattgaaatttataaaGCGCTCTTTACCGGAGTCTAGGGGATAGAGTGTaatggatgatgatgatggaatGATTATGTATCGCTACATCAATATATACCCACAGAAATAGATATCagatactttttaaaatatatataatcattttcataaaatatatacacactaaaataatgaaaattcatttttatgaaatgtatacactctaataataataatcaattcatttttataaaatttatagACACTATAATAAACAATTCATGATACACAAATTTAAATTCCTTAGTTGTTAGTGTTGACGCTAAATTTAATTACATCAGCGCAGGTACCGCGTTACGACTGAGTCACGGGAAACCTTGAAACACGACATCACTGATGAACGTAAGGAATTTAACGAGGATGACACAGCCACAGGACCACTGACTGAGTTAAAGTATTTGGTGATATGGTATTTCAAGCGAATGGTGCAATTAGAGTCCCAGTGGCATTTCAGTAATATTTTGCATACATTACAAACACACTTTATTGTGATTGTGAATGTGAGTTATATATCCGCATACCATTTACTAGATATTTATCTACTGGCATTGCACTGTACTCAAAATCACGCTGCATAAGTTATAAAGcccagtctacactatcaaactttatatgacaacaaaatgtgatgtgctcatatatggacttgAAGATGTCATATTagtactatatttgggcacatcacaaccatatttgggcatatcactaccttatttgggcatataactaccatatttgggcatatcactcccatatttgtatatcacacttttgtcaaactagtttgatagtgtagacagtgttCTTCAGTAGTTTGttatgtaaaacaaaaaataatttgtatttaaaaatataatttgtatttaaaaataaactaataattATAGATACTATATCTGCAGATAGAGTGGACATGAACTGTAAAGAAAAACCAAGCAAATTCAATAAGTACTAAAACAAAATATGCACGTTCTTGGTCGCCATCTTTAAGAAAGAATTATATTATTGGTAGGTTGTAAGCACGTACTTAGACACCAACTTGAAATAAATACACCTGACAATACTTATTGTTTTCAGTGTTCAAGCTGTGACGCACACTTCTTATCTATTTTTAGACACGTGTTTAGATTACAAATTAACTTTAACAATATTTGAAAGTTTATTTCAACTGGTCAAAATTTTCTGCACCATAGAGAGTGGTAAAAAATGTGATTGTAAAATATTAGGCCAAATACAGAAAATTGTTAGTTTCACATCTGGGAATTGATATTTTTTGATGATGTGCTTTACTATTAGTAACCAGGGCCATAGCCACCAGTActgtaaggtttcaacctgatcACTTTTTAACAGGGAACAGGaacttgaacagagattgttgcCTTTCCTTACAAAAACCGGACCacatttcttgtggctacatcactggTAATGCTCATAGCTATTGTACCTACCTAACAACATAATGATAGCTTTAAAAGTCCAGTCCAGACACACCTTGGGAAAACTTGACGATCGCAAGCATGGATTATTCAATGCACTAGTAAAATCTAAAGCTAATCTAACCcagtgaaaacaaaaattgagcTCTGCATAGAAGAACATTAtgtaaacctctgtctacactatcaaacattatgtgacaaaaaaatgtgatgtacctatatatggacatgatgatgtcatatcactaccatatttgggcacataacactttttttgtcaaactagtttgatagtgtagacagagcttaagggctTAATGATGGAATCACATGTTCAACACTGCTGGCAAACTTGAGTGTATTTCTCATACCCCCTGCTTGCAAGAATGCTCTAACTAtgatttcataataaataaatgtccaTACCACTAGCCTAAATACCAGAGAAATTAGATAAATGAAACAAGAGATAGCTTTTATAGCAGCCAGGCCCTAAAGCATTTAACATTCGCTAGAATTAAGTTTACCGCTTAGTAAAATTCTGAATTACAcatattttctctttctttttctgTAGTTCTTTGAGATAGTTTGAATAAGGTGTTGAGAGGTTGACTTAAATGTATTTGGGGATCATGTTATTCTACTGCAATTACTGCAGCAACTAAATTCTTTAAACATgcttatgcaattatttagcaagctttttCTTTTGGCAAtcataaacaatgtttatttatacaaaCATCTATACAAACATTGACATTTAATATATCTATGATGTATGGATTTGAAATAAgaacaaacaacaaataaactaaaatatggatacgttactgcagtaaaacaaagtagttactgcagtaactgcagtagaattattttgataatttaattttttcttaataaatacatcaattaaaaaacatatttttctttttttgtgttCTTTTACTATGGATATTATTTCAACATAAAagtataaattaaacaaaattttttttaaaccaacaTACTCAACCCACCAagttatttttaacaatattatttaagtaAATAAAGCAAACGCCACAACTGTGAGGTACAGGTAATCAATTATTAAAGAATAACGTGACGCTTTTATTGTCGACGGGCActatgttttaattttactaatgGAATGCGAAAGAAAAATACTAGTTTACACGATCACCTCTAAACTTAGATTAACAGATAGGCATGGAAATGTTACTATATAATGAATTGGTTTTAATTCGTCCAGCTGTTCGCGTGAATACTATCAGATATTCCTAGCACCTGACAGACTTTTAGAATCATGTGAATGCAATTGTGTTGATATACACCAAGCATTTCTACCCAGTGAAAAAATTCAAGATACAAGCAGGTTTTAACAAGCCCTAAGGCGGGGGTCACTGACCTCATAGAGTTGAACGCCCCGAGTACAAATACCGAGCCAGATCGACGGAGTCTCTTCAGTCTTTACCTGCAAGGAGAGAAGGTTTCATTTGTTATAAAAAAGATGGGTATGCAATTCATGTGGAATGTTCTTATTGGAATTCCATATCAAACACAATTTAATCTTAATTCGAATGTACTTAATTGAATTTGTAAAAGTAAAGATTGATTGAGCAGAAAACGGATTTCCTCATAACTACAATACTATAGTAAAGTCTGTAAATGACCCATTTAGCAGTATACTGTTTAACTTTGAAGGTCTTAATAATGCATTTATGTCTATTCTACCTCTGATtggataatataatattaatacattgcTTGAGATAAAGAATCCATTGTAAAACACATTCAAGCTACTGTACCTTCTTTAACCTATAAAATTGCATCGTATGTTCTATTGTCGTGGAAGCCTCACGAATAAACGCCTTCTGAGCATACACCTTGGTTGTTCCTCGTTGATCACGATGCATCATGGGAACATGCTTAAGAATGTAAGACTGCCCTCGCCTTCTTATTACCTATTTCAATTGGACAAACAGTATATTACAAATTAACTGTAgaagaaaatattttataacaatcTAATTTATTAGTCAGGTCTAATTTATCCTTTGAAAATTAGAATCATATTATGTGTGTCAAacacctgtttttttttaaaccttataaatgaaatattaaaacaaattagaatttaaaaaaaacacctttTTGGAAGGTGTTGGTAAtaactttgatgattttgtttaaatgtaaatCAAAAACAAGTTgcaatgttattatattatacaaaatgtttttttttaaagtcaagATTAGCTATTTATGGTCCGTCCTGAAATTCGTGCCATAAACAAATATCTAGAATGGTTTTATCATCAATCAGATTGATTGTAATCTTTTAAATGCTCTGCCTAGGTCTGTAGGCGTGACCTGCGCGACAAAATAAGCAAATGCTTTAAAGTCATTCTGGTAAAACTAGAATATAAACCCATGGCACTCAATATCCTGTCAATCCATCAACATTACCACAAACAGGATACAGCATTAAATAAACAAGTTtgacaataaaataaatggaCCATTTTCTTAACTGTTTTAAACAGTAAGAATTATGATTGTGATACTGTAGGAGATGAGTACGAACttagaaaaattaaatattaggaGAATTTATGAAAGCGTGATTGGGTTCTACTCTGTCAAAAAAATATATCCGTATAATGTTCTAATGTGCATTGTAGAAACTGTAACTCCAAcattacatctttaatataattataatacttcaACATGATAATgaacaagaaaataaaaagctctgtctacactatcaaactaatttgacaaaaaaaagtgtaatatgtgcccaaatatggtagtgattacTCCAAACATGGCAGtgattatgacatcatcatgtatgggcaaatcacatttttttgtcacgcACAATTAATTGTGTAGATAGAGATTAAAAAGTATACTATAGTACTACAAATTTGATCAAAGCATGCTTGTAAAAAACCTCACCCATTCTGGAAAGTATTTGTAGGGGTCAAAATAATGACACTTGTGTAGTTCGTCGGAGTGGTTACCGAGGTCAGCCTGTAAGGCGTATGATGCAAGAACAAAGCATGCTTCTTCACGGAATAGCACAGGTGCTGCTAGAATGTTCTGCTTTAGTTGAAGGTAGTATTGGTGGCGTGTAGCATCATCCCTGGAAAAAGAACGAAAACATTCACAATAAAtgaaatttacagtatttacgggtattgctaaacaccgcaaaccccgcaaacccccgcaaacctccaaaaaaacatagcaaaccccatcgaaccaacataaaagtgattgaatcatgtagtgtacaacccactgggtatatcaatgtaaaaaaaaaaatacatttttactgttaactaattatttttggggtcaaacatcattttttggtcaaaaatgattgctaatttttaaccaaaaaatgatgttttatccccaaaaataagtagttaacagtagaataatttatatacccagtgggttgtacactacatgattcaatcacttttatgttggttcggtggggtttgctatgtttttttggaggtttgcggggtttgcggtgtttagcaatacccgtatttattaatatttaataatgattcaTATAAGTATTTACTTAGTGTATAGTAGATATTATTAGGTAGCAAGCATTTACGGATCCAGGATTTAAATTAGAAAAAGGGTGGGGGGATGAAAATAAAGGTGAATAGAGTCtatcctatcttttgcattgcaaatTTGGAATTTTGaggttttttgttttatatttttttaggggggaGGGGGGTTCTTTGGGCTAGGCTTTGAATcgtactgaaaaaaaatgtgcataatacagtacagtatagtgTACTACAGTAATTGTAACATTTACTTTACAGAGATTAttcaaaaaaacaattatttaatattactatattattccTTGGTGACAGATACATCCccttaaagggggattctgggtttaaaattggttttaaatatcgtttatttattaaataaaaaatattataacaatatagacatgtcagaatgaagaagtaataacgagaaattaaaaaaattaaatttcatatacattttagggtaaattcatggaaagtctgtttttcagcagcttagggaagctcattaatattcatgagatattcacaaaatcacgtcaccagtggattccaaactcgcgacgacgtcatgtacgttgtgtttgtcaactaatttacatctctctcccctgtcaaacgacgaccacccgatcattgtgaaatacattttttgtagataataacagtagtagcatatatttatttgacatttaatgaaatacaaaatttagtacagatacggagtcataaattatactatttttatacctctatagtacagatcgtattatcggcttcacgtacaatactactctaggcctagcctaataataataataatatgggcgagagccattctgactagggattccatgccacaaTGGCTATGTTAATacaatggggcccatgggcctagctagcctactactagacgattggcccataaataacaaaacccatcctatcaaccaaactcctaaacaatctaaacctaaaacgttctacaaaatcggctgtaaatattgaagcaaaacaaggtccgatcgccgtccacacgtatggtgtcccgatcgtctactaagtaggcctaaaataaaataggcttagtttactctccaaaaaagcagatactcatgcatcaagcaagtagaccaggtagtaggaaggagacctagccgatccggcccagttaaaaattgagctagctagtgtagtagaccctatgcgaattgatactaccaggccttttactataggctgcactacacaaatattccaactctctcattcgagctgtattatctataccattccggtaggtcaagtcgaccttcaatcaaatactgtacatcgttcatgttgtgattatagacggggtatactcgacccgaccagtttggtattgttgtatctgcttatcacgtgacgatgtcaggcatgggcagcagagagagcacgtgtatcgtcgtctcgcttgatcctcagcaggaatgtacagtatacgttacgcttcattgattttgatttttccctaagtcggtgcgaaaatcggcaaacgtaaagtgcaaacatatctaatttttcactgttttgatgaattttcataaaaaattgactttataaataggaagaccgactaaaattacatcagataagtataattttacaaaagtaattgatatggtttatgataacgagtcgtcggaagatggaccatttcacgaatttcctattttgtaaccacagtgtgattttgccgtagctgcacttgtaatctggcctgatttcacagccttcgttctgtttcactgggcgcttatataaattgaaacttttaccgttcaagagacaaacaaatatattttacattttttactattcattttaaacccggaacccccctttaataTTACctaaactttatttaaataaaaagtgaTTTTCTG
The window above is part of the Antedon mediterranea chromosome 10, ecAntMedi1.1, whole genome shotgun sequence genome. Proteins encoded here:
- the LOC140060905 gene encoding FERM domain-containing protein 6-like, coding for MDGSHKPLPSNQKYVNVIFLDGEESRIAIEVKCKVQDLFDQVCTLVGFKDDQLFGLAIARQQSTCIEYEFLEPKNKLSKYAPKGWKAESGNGLDKSGKPVVQVWFRVQLYVEHVSLLKDDATRHQYYLQLKQNILAAPVLFREEACFVLASYALQADLGNHSDELHKCHYFDPYKYFPEWVIRRRGQSYILKHVPMMHRDQRGTTKVYAQKAFIREASTTIEHTMQFYRLKKVKTEETPSIWLGICTRGVQLYEDSGEGKYLLCEYAWNIIKRLVFQKKKFELQVEGVSDGRKINYYTGNEAKSKHLLRLCKLTHAFQMKTQPMVDRARKRENIQDKKRYRESYISTDVSWSDLDSSMTISFTDVSNKKELQRRSVVSHGSSATTSGIVSDERPPMEKSLSEAENEYDDLAYIPEEVLRKKTKSAMLASTQLDSTLTRRENILGNNNFPISVPELPLQHGLSNSLGTTVNSVGGFRSSASDSELSDDEDDEPEDLRCTHRKENTKDRRRASPLLRPLASIDRQKIQAEIQGKGATAPFLNALCNDRTLLLMQIQQRGESYDNLASNELYRTESDPYRTPSSQSSGKDVTINVDSNDINTSLTTLVNHSSIDSDVHKIHSMHNSSSLLASQHLSKHQTMSGLNSLPIDGRYEQQGNNRLKCQTLPSKMTASEQMLLLGGSGVIKEECVSYSAPNLSPGAQVAISGMS